DNA sequence from the Geobacter sp. AOG2 genome:
GACCGACATCCACGAGGTGCGACGGGTTTGCATCAAATAGGTCGCGAAACCACGCCGGGGCTCACTTTGGGCTTGCCTTTCGAACTGTTCTTGCGGTAAGTAACAGCATCCCGGTTTCGACCGGCATCACTACGGGAATATGACCCGCGAAAATGGAGTGTCCGTGAAGAGCCTGACGTTGCAAGCCCCTGCCAAGGTCAACTACCGCCTGGACGTGATCCGCCGGAGGCCTGATGGATATCACGACCTGCGCATGGTCATGCAGCGGGTAAACCTGTGCGATATAATTACCTTGACCCTGACCAAGACCCCCGGCATCAGCGTAACCTGTGGTAAAAAAGGCGTACCCGACGGGCCTGGGAACATCGCCTGGAAAGCGGCAAAAATCCTGCTCGATTTGGCAAATCAGGGGCAGGGAGCAATCATCGACATCGTCAAGAATATCCCGGTCGCCGCCGGACTAGGCGGTGGCAGTAGTGATGCCGCCTCGGTCCTGATGGGCATGAACGAGTTGATGGGGCTGGGGCTCTCGGATGAGCGTCTGATGGAGATCGGCGTTACACTGGGTGCCGACGTGCCTTTCTTCATCTTCCGGAAAACTGCCCTGGCGGAGGGCATCGGCGAACAACTCACCCCTATGCCGGCCATGCCTGCCGCATGGGTGTTGCTGGTAAATCCGGGTGTGCATGTCTCTACGGCTTGGGTTTATAGAAGTTTACAGTTGACAAACCGGGAAGGTCTGGCTAAACTCCCCGAGCTTTTTCGGAGTATTGAGGACATCTGTTCGATCTTTTCAAACGACCTCGAATCGGTGACCGTTCCCTCTTTTCCCGTCATCGCCGAGATCAAGGAAACTATGCTCCGCGAAGGTGCGGCAGGAGCCATGATGTCCGGCAGCGGTCCGACAGTCTTTGGCCTTTTCCGGGACCGAGAAAGTGCGGAACGGGCCGGCACCGTTCTGACCGACGGCACGGGCTGGTTCGCAGCCGTTGCCGAAACCATCTGATACGATCATTCCTCTTTACCTGTTGGGGCGTCGCCAAGCGGTAAGGCACCGGATTTTGATTCCGGCATTCCCAGGTTCGATCCCTGGCGCCCCAGCCATCCTTCTTAAAAGGGTTTGCAGAACATTCTGCAAACCCTTTTTTTTTGCCCTTCATTTCCACACCACTCACTACTCATTTATCTATTTTCCCCAAAATAAGTATATCATAAAGGTAAATTAGTGAGACAGACAACACATCCCGAGAGGAGGATTAGTCATGACACGAAAAAGTGCAAAAATATGCGCGGTTGTCGATACCCGGCAGCGCGTTACGTTAAGCAGCGAACCTGAATTCTATTGTTCCAGATGCGGGGCCAAAAGCCACAGTAGCGCCAGTGTCTGCGATCCGGTACCGCTCGAGCCGGATCATTGAATCCCCTGAATGGCCGTCAGAACGGAATTACCGTCAAAAGCGGAGAGGCATTTTCATCGACCGATGGAGATGCCTTTCCGCTTTTGAGAGCGCCCCCTCTACGCAAAATATCGCAAACTTCCTCATTTTGACCACACTTCTTCCACATTTAAAACCGATAGAGTAATAAATTCGATACAAAATGTCTTTAACTGCACCTTCTCTACCAAATCGTGGCGACAATGTGCAGAAAACACACAGGGAGAAGCCTATGGCATCGGTCATTGGTTCAGACAGCCTCAGTTCCATTTTCGCCGCCATGGTGGATACAACAAACCGCCAGAGTGCGTCCAATACCGCGTTGAACAACGGCTTGACCTTTTATCAAAACGGCAAGTACCAGCAGGCGGTTAACGCTTTCAGGATGTCCATCTCATACAACGCCGACGATGGCACCGGAAACAATAAGACCGCCTACAATTATCTGGCTAAGGCCTATGCGGCCCTTGGCAAGGACAAGGAGGCGATTGCCGCCTACAAGCAATCCCTCAAGTTGGACAACACCCAGGACGATATCCATGTGGCCCTGGCGAATATTTATATCCAGGACGGCAAGAATGCCGAAGCCGAAAAGGAATTGAAGGCGGCCATGACGGCCGACCCGCAGAATGTCGTCGCACCCTATACCCTCGGGCAACTCCTCACCAAGGAAGGCAAACCGCAAGAGGCGGAAAGCTACTTCAGAACCGCCGTCAAACTCTCACCCACAGACGGCAACGCCTACTACGGCCTTGGACTAAGCCTTGACGAACAGGGCAAGACAAGCGATGCCATCCCGGTGCTGAAAAAGGCTGTCTCGCTCAAGTCAGACTTCGCTGCGGCAATCTACGAACTCGGCAACGCCTACTACAAAAGCGGCCAGAAGGATCAGGTAACATCCCAGATTTCGGCACTGGAAAATATTGATACCACCGAATCCAATACCTATGCCACCGACCTGACGAATATGATCAGCCAGCCCAAAATTACTACCATCGATACAACGAAAAGCACATTTAACACAACCCTCGGAGCAGTGCCGCTCCTGGCCATCGATACGGACTTTGTCCAGGCTGATTCCTCAAAAGAGGTTTCGGTGACCTTCCTGTTTGACTCGGAGATGGACGCCGGGTCGGTAATGAATATCGGCAACTGGAGCATCACCAAGGCCCAGGGTGCAACCATCAACAAAGATACCGGACTATACGACAACGGTGCCTACCGTTCCACGGACACTGTAGTGTCGCCCATTCCTTCCAGGGTAATGTACGATGCGACCACCCATGAGGCAACGATCTATTTTTCTCTCAGGCAGAACGATTCGTCGACAGGAACCATAGATACTTCCAGGATCATTTTCAGTTTCAACGGCACGGATGCCAGCGGTAAATCAATGGATTCCAGCGGCAACCAGATCGACGGTTTTTCAGGCGAATCATTTTGACCGGTCTTTCCGCCTGTTGTTTTGCCCGCCAAGTCATCAGCCTGTCATGCTAACGGGTATCCCGTCACAGCAAAACCATACAAGTGTGTTCCACTGGCTGCGTTTAATTGTGAATAAAATGCCTACATAATCGTATATTAATAAAATGTATTACAAATAAGTTCTGGATTATTTACCAATATTTTACGTTTCCTTATTTTAATCACATTTATTCCATATTTAATACCGATAGGTAAATAAAATCGCACTTAAACGCTACCTGACCTCCCTGCTTTTTGGGATATTTATGTAGCTGGTAAAATGGCATATTGGTGTCAAGATTATGCCAACTATTTCGAAAGGAGGTGGATTACAATATATTCATCTTAAGAATAACTAGCAACGAACAATGGCAACAAACTACTTTGTATGTTATGTGCGGTAAGAAATACCGCAAAAACCCCAGAAAGGAGTAGCACACATGGCAATCAACGACATCTCCCTTACCAGCGGCATGAGGAACAACCTGTTGTCCCTCCAGAACACTACCACCCTCATCAACCGGACCCAGACCCGTCTGTCCACCGGCAAGTCGGTCAACACCGCTCTCGACAACCCGACCAACTTCTTTGCCGCCCAGACCGCAACAGCCCGCGCCACCGACCTGTCCAACCGCAAGGATGGCATGAGCGAGGCCGTGCAGATGGTTTCCGCAGCCAACGCGGGCATCACCGGCATCACCTCTTTGATCGAGTCCGCCCAAGGTGTCGCCCAGGCTGCACTGGCCACCACCAGCGTCACCGACCGTGCCAGCTACGAAACCACCTTCAACACCCTGATGACTCAGATCACCGAGTTGGCCAGCGATTCCGGCTACCGCGGCACCAACTTCCTCAACAGCCAGAACCAGACTGTTGAATTCGCTCCCGCAACCGGCGGCGCTACGCTGCAGATCCAGGGTTTCGACGCCACTGCAACCGGCCTGGGCCTGAGCACGGCAGGAACGGGAAGCGGAAGTATCGACTGGGCGGATTCCACCACCGGCACCGCCGGTATTCAGTCTTCGGCAACCCAGCTCGAAAACGCGCTCAACACCTTGCGCAGCCAGTCTTCAACGCTGTCCGCAAACCTTAGTGTCGTCACGTCACGCCAGACCTTTACCGACAACATGGTCAGCACACTCCAGACCGGTGCCGACAACCTGACCCTGGCCGATACCAACCAGGAAGGCGCCAACCTGCTGATGCTGCAGACCCGCCAGAGCCTGGGTATCACCTCCTTGAGCCTGGCTTCGCAGGCAGCTCAGGCAGTTCTGAAACTGTTCTAAACAAACTTTAAAACAGAAAAATGTGGGGGAGTCTATCTCCCCTCCATTTTCAATTTTCAAGCCACTAACGACAAGCAAGGTTGCCCAATGTCACTGAAACTACATCTCAAACCGCATGAAAAGATCATCCTGGGCGGTGCCGTAATCAAGTGTGGAAACAATCCCGTCAACTTTTTTGTGGAAAACAACAGCGTCGCCATCCTGCGTCAGAAAGATATCATGACGGAAGCAGGTGCCACCACCCCGGCGAGGCGGGTCTATTTTGTGTTGCAACTCATGTACATCGATAATGACTCAAACAATTCAAAATTTTTTGAGCGGTTCGAGGGGCTGGAA
Encoded proteins:
- the ispE gene encoding 4-(cytidine 5'-diphospho)-2-C-methyl-D-erythritol kinase → MKSLTLQAPAKVNYRLDVIRRRPDGYHDLRMVMQRVNLCDIITLTLTKTPGISVTCGKKGVPDGPGNIAWKAAKILLDLANQGQGAIIDIVKNIPVAAGLGGGSSDAASVLMGMNELMGLGLSDERLMEIGVTLGADVPFFIFRKTALAEGIGEQLTPMPAMPAAWVLLVNPGVHVSTAWVYRSLQLTNREGLAKLPELFRSIEDICSIFSNDLESVTVPSFPVIAEIKETMLREGAAGAMMSGSGPTVFGLFRDRESAERAGTVLTDGTGWFAAVAETI
- a CDS encoding tetratricopeptide repeat protein; the encoded protein is MASVIGSDSLSSIFAAMVDTTNRQSASNTALNNGLTFYQNGKYQQAVNAFRMSISYNADDGTGNNKTAYNYLAKAYAALGKDKEAIAAYKQSLKLDNTQDDIHVALANIYIQDGKNAEAEKELKAAMTADPQNVVAPYTLGQLLTKEGKPQEAESYFRTAVKLSPTDGNAYYGLGLSLDEQGKTSDAIPVLKKAVSLKSDFAAAIYELGNAYYKSGQKDQVTSQISALENIDTTESNTYATDLTNMISQPKITTIDTTKSTFNTTLGAVPLLAIDTDFVQADSSKEVSVTFLFDSEMDAGSVMNIGNWSITKAQGATINKDTGLYDNGAYRSTDTVVSPIPSRVMYDATTHEATIYFSLRQNDSSTGTIDTSRIIFSFNGTDASGKSMDSSGNQIDGFSGESF
- a CDS encoding flagellin, whose amino-acid sequence is MAINDISLTSGMRNNLLSLQNTTTLINRTQTRLSTGKSVNTALDNPTNFFAAQTATARATDLSNRKDGMSEAVQMVSAANAGITGITSLIESAQGVAQAALATTSVTDRASYETTFNTLMTQITELASDSGYRGTNFLNSQNQTVEFAPATGGATLQIQGFDATATGLGLSTAGTGSGSIDWADSTTGTAGIQSSATQLENALNTLRSQSSTLSANLSVVTSRQTFTDNMVSTLQTGADNLTLADTNQEGANLLMLQTRQSLGITSLSLASQAAQAVLKLF
- a CDS encoding flagellar biosynthesis repressor FlbT; translation: MSLKLHLKPHEKIILGGAVIKCGNNPVNFFVENNSVAILRQKDIMTEAGATTPARRVYFVLQLMYIDNDSNNSKFFERFEGLEQEMITAAPSSRRYFVEIRDCITSGGLYRALKTARELIDYEEQLVEQANIRLPIKLPQVSGLTEAGSP